Part of the Fodinicola acaciae genome is shown below.
TGAGTTATGTGGCGGTCGAAGGCTATGCCGACGCCGTCAAGGCAGCTGGCGCCGAGCACGTTCCGTATGTCTCGGCGATGGAAGGAAAACGGCCGCCGATGGAGCTGACACCGGACATCGTGGCGCAGGCTCCGTTGGCTTTCCTCAACGAGAGCAAGTCGGTGGCCGGCGCGCTGGAAGAGCGTTTTCCGCGCGGTGGACCGGATCTGTTGATGTATGACGCGAGTGTCGCGGCCGCTGGTCGGCAGCTCGGCAGCGGATGGGGATGCCGGGGCGTACGTACGTTTCCGACGCTGACCTTCAACGAGCATTACCGCTTCGACGAGAAGCTGACCGCTGACCTGGCGATCGATCCGACCCATCCGGCACTGGTCGAGTTTGGTCGTGCGCTCGCGGACATGACCGGCGTTATCCCGGAGCACGATCTGGTCTTCGTACCACGCGAGTTTCAGCCGGCCGGTGAGACTTTTGGTGCGGAGACGACGTTTGTCGGACCGTGCATCGCGGACCGGGCGCACCAAGGCCGTTGGTCGGCGGACGCCACCGGCAAGCTTCTCTATGTTTCATTGGGGACCGCCTTCACGCTTCGGCCGGAGTTTTTCCGCGAGTGCGTACGAGCGGCAGCGCTGATGCCTGACTGGCGCGTCGTGATGGCGATCGGCGATCGAGTGACCCGCGACGAACTCGGCACGCTGCCGCCAAATGTCGAGGTGCGCGCTCATGTGCCACAGCTGGAGGTGCTCCGGCATGCGACGGTTTTCCTTTCTCATGCTGGGATGGGAAGCACGATGGAGGCGATGTATTTCGGCGTGCCGCTGGTGACGGTGCCGCAGATGGTCGAGCAGGAGATCAACGCCGGGCGCGTCGTCGAGCTGGCTCTTGGTCTCCGGCTTGACCGGCGTACGGTCGACGCCGCGCAGATCGTCGATGCTGTGCTCGCGGTGGCCGCCAGCGACGAGATCCGTGCCAACGTGACGAAAATGGCGAGGTACGCGCGTCGAGCCGGTGGTGCCGTCGCGGCCGCGGACGCGATCGAGAGGCATCTGGCCGGCGGGTGATCGGATATGGTCGGTCCGGAGGAGAGGTGGACCCGATGACGGCCGAGAATTCCCGGCGGATGGACGGGTGGGAACGCTGGATGGAGCTGATGACCACGGTCAGCCCCATCGGTCTGTTGGTCATCTCGACGGTGCTGGCGCTGGTGATCCAGCCGCCGCCGGCCTCGACCGTCGTCTCGATCCTGGTTTTCGCGGTGTTGTCGGCCATCTGGATCTATGGCGACCGCTGGTTGCGGCTGAGCCGTACGATGGTTGGAAAGGTGGTGTTCTTCGGCGGGCTGCTGGTGTTGTCGGCGTTGTTGGTGTGGCAGTCCACCTGGTTCACCATTTTCGTCATCATCATCTATGGTTTGGCGTTCGAGGTTTTCCCTCTGCGATGGGCCCTGTTTGCCAGCTTGGTCGTGGCGGCGGTTCAGACGCGCGGCTTTTTCCACGATCGGCTGACGACGCTGTCCGAGGCTCTGCAATATGTGTTGCTGACGCTGGTGATCGCGACGATGGCGTCTGCTTTCACGTTGCTCGGCGCGGCGAGTGCGCGGCTGGCTCGCGAGCGTAAGACGATGATCGCCGCGCTGGTCGAGGCCAACGAGAAAAACGCGGCCTTGCAGGCTGAGCTGGTGGCGCAGGCAGAGCGAGCCGGGGTGACCGCCGAGCGGCAGCGGATGGCGCGGGAGATCCACGACACGCTGGCGCAGGGGCTGACCGGGATCATCACGCAGTTGGAGGCCGCCGAAAGCGGTGACTGGCGCCGGCACGTGTCCACCGCGACCTGGCTGGCCCGGCAGAGCCTCGCCGAAGCACGCCGGTCGGTGCATGCCGTACGGCCAGAGGCGTTGGAAAAGGCGCGGCTGCCGGAGGCGTTGCGTAATGTGGCGCGGCAGTGGTCGGAGGTCAACGGTGTCGCCGCGGAGGTGCACATCACCGGCGAGGCAACGAAACTCTCTGCCGACGTGGAGGTCGCGCTGTTGCGGATCGCGCAGGAAGGCCTTGCGAACGCCGCAAAACACGCGCGCGCCTCGCGAGTCGGCCTGACACTGTCGTACATGAGCGATGTGGTCACTTTGGACGTACGCGACGATGGCGAAGGATTCGATCTGGCCGCCGATCGCGGTGACGGTTTCGGGCTGACCGGCATGCGGCAGCGCGCCGAGAACGCCGGCGGTAGTCTGGTCGTCGAAACTGAGCCTGGGGGTGGCACGGCCATTTCCGCGAGCGTTCCGATCGAGGCGGAGGATTTCGTTGGAGAATAGGCGGATCCGGCTGTTGATCGCCGACGACCATCCGGTCGTACGGGACGGCTTGCGGGGCATTTTCAGTGCGGAAGCCGACTTCGAGGTGGCCGGCGAGGCCGCCAACGGCGACGAGGCGGTGACGCTGGCCGAAGCGCTCGACCCGGACGTCGTACTGATGGATCTGCGGATGCCGACCGTCGACGGTGTCACCGCGATTCGCCGGATGGCGGAGAAAAAGCTGCGCGCTCGCGTGCTGGTCTTGACGACGTACGACACCGACAGCGATGTGCTGCCGGCGATCGAGGCCGGTGCGACCGGTTATCTGCTCAAGGACGCGGCGCGAGAGGAGCTTTTCCGGGCCGTACGCGCGGCGGCGCGCGGTGAGGCGGCGTTAGCGCCTTCGGTGGCCTCGAAGCTCATGCACCAGATGCGCGTGCCGGCGCCGGCACCGCTCAGCCAGCGGGAGCTGGAGGTGCTGACGCTCATCGCGCGCGGCGGCACCAACCGCGACGTGGCCAAACAGCTGTTCGTCAGCGAGGCGACGGTGAAGACGCATTTGATCCATATTTACGGAAAACTCGGCGTGAGCGACCGCGCGGCCGCCGTCGCGACCGCCTTCGACCGTGGTCTGCTCACCCCCGGCGGCCGCTGACGACGTCACGTGGCCCCGGCATCGTTGACCGGTGTGAGACGAAGCCCGCCCTTCAGACGCCGAGCCTCGGTCAGCTGGCCTTCTTGGTTTCTGGGGCGACGACGTACGTGCGCCCGAGCGGTGAGGTCCAGATGTAGACGTCTGGCATCACCTGTGCGACGTCCCAGCCGTGATGAGTTTTGCATTCGTGGTGGTATTTGCAAAGGGGCTTCAGATTGTCGGCTGACGTCGGACCGTCCGGAAATGGCACGGTGTGGTCCAGCTCGCAGCTCATCGCTGGCCGGTTGCAGCTTGGAAAAATACACGTCGGCGTGTTGGCGCGGACGTAGTCGGCGAGCGTTGTGTTTGGCTTGTATTTGAGCCGGCCGTAATCCAGGACCGTATCGGTGGGGCCGTCGGTCCAGAGCCGGAACCACTCGCTGCCTGGCTGCATGCCCAGCTCCCGCGCGTGCTCGGCGGTGATCGGCCCGTGGCCAACAATCTGACCGGGCGCGTTGTCGAGCCCCATCATAGTTGTCGCGTTCACTTTGACGTCGATCCGAATCCTGACATTGCTGGGGTCGCCGAGGATCCGGTCAGCCAGCACGTCGGCGCGGATCTCATCCATCGAACGCTGGTCGTCGCGAGTTTTCTGGTTGTGCGCGATCTTGTCGATGAGCTGGTAGATCGCCTCGGTCTTCTCAGCCGGCAGCAACGCACTCAGCCATGCCATGCCGTCGTCGGCGTCTTCTTTCTCCACCCGCCGCTGCTTCTTCTTCTCCTGGCGGCGCTGCTCGCAACCTTCCGGATCGAGTGTGCCGATCGTACGCTTGACCGCATCGCGAAACCATCGATAGTTACGGTTCTCCGCCTGCGAAATGACGGCGTCCTCGACCTGACCGGCGATGTCGGGGTCGATGATCTCGGTCTGCTCAATCATCGTCCGCGCCTTGGCGATATCAATAACACCGGCGCACAACGCCGCCAACGTGCGCGGCAACGTCGTGGTCAGATGCTCAC
Proteins encoded:
- a CDS encoding macrolide family glycosyltransferase produces the protein MSAHIAVLNLPAAGHILPTLGVVSELVERGHRVSYVAVEGYADAVKAAGAEHVPYVSAMEGKRPPMELTPDIVAQAPLAFLNESKSVAGALEERFPRGGPDLLMYDASVAAAGRQLGSGWGCRGVRTFPTLTFNEHYRFDEKLTADLAIDPTHPALVEFGRALADMTGVIPEHDLVFVPREFQPAGETFGAETTFVGPCIADRAHQGRWSADATGKLLYVSLGTAFTLRPEFFRECVRAAALMPDWRVVMAIGDRVTRDELGTLPPNVEVRAHVPQLEVLRHATVFLSHAGMGSTMEAMYFGVPLVTVPQMVEQEINAGRVVELALGLRLDRRTVDAAQIVDAVLAVAASDEIRANVTKMARYARRAGGAVAAADAIERHLAGG
- a CDS encoding sensor histidine kinase produces the protein MTAENSRRMDGWERWMELMTTVSPIGLLVISTVLALVIQPPPASTVVSILVFAVLSAIWIYGDRWLRLSRTMVGKVVFFGGLLVLSALLVWQSTWFTIFVIIIYGLAFEVFPLRWALFASLVVAAVQTRGFFHDRLTTLSEALQYVLLTLVIATMASAFTLLGAASARLARERKTMIAALVEANEKNAALQAELVAQAERAGVTAERQRMAREIHDTLAQGLTGIITQLEAAESGDWRRHVSTATWLARQSLAEARRSVHAVRPEALEKARLPEALRNVARQWSEVNGVAAEVHITGEATKLSADVEVALLRIAQEGLANAAKHARASRVGLTLSYMSDVVTLDVRDDGEGFDLAADRGDGFGLTGMRQRAENAGGSLVVETEPGGGTAISASVPIEAEDFVGE
- a CDS encoding response regulator, which translates into the protein MSLENRRIRLLIADDHPVVRDGLRGIFSAEADFEVAGEAANGDEAVTLAEALDPDVVLMDLRMPTVDGVTAIRRMAEKKLRARVLVLTTYDTDSDVLPAIEAGATGYLLKDAAREELFRAVRAAARGEAALAPSVASKLMHQMRVPAPAPLSQRELEVLTLIARGGTNRDVAKQLFVSEATVKTHLIHIYGKLGVSDRAAAVATAFDRGLLTPGGR
- a CDS encoding HNH endonuclease signature motif containing protein; its protein translation is MTNRLIAAMHGLQLAAMGRFITQYDPLARRYAAAEVASALKWTTRAAASRLEWGEHLTTTLPRTLAALCAGVIDIAKARTMIEQTEIIDPDIAGQVEDAVISQAENRNYRWFRDAVKRTIGTLDPEGCEQRRQEKKKQRRVEKEDADDGMAWLSALLPAEKTEAIYQLIDKIAHNQKTRDDQRSMDEIRADVLADRILGDPSNVRIRIDVKVNATTMMGLDNAPGQIVGHGPITAEHARELGMQPGSEWFRLWTDGPTDTVLDYGRLKYKPNTTLADYVRANTPTCIFPSCNRPAMSCELDHTVPFPDGPTSADNLKPLCKYHHECKTHHGWDVAQVMPDVYIWTSPLGRTYVVAPETKKAS